The window GGAAAAGTGCGAAGTGAACCGAGAGGAGGAAGGAGAATAGTCGAGGGCGCGCGCGCGCTCGTGTGTGCGAGAAAGTGTTCGTCCCTCTTAAATGTCCCGCGCCTCCTGGACGTAACCGAAACACGAAAGTGTGCGGGGTACAAGAAAACCGGGGGGAAAAGTGGAAGACGGTGAAACGGCGACGCAAGGAGTGTTTCGCCAACGTTTGGGAACGGGGCACGTCTCTCTGTCGCGCTCGCGTGCTCCGCGGAGTCCGTTTGTGGCCGCCTCGGTCGCGCACGGGTGTGAGTAATAGAAGTGGCAGGTAGAGGAACATCGGGACGTGAGGTGTGCGTGTATAAGAGCGCGAGGCAACGAGAAGCGGGAAGCGGCGTCGGGAGCCCTCGCTTAAGGTGGCCCCCGCCGACGTTGCGTACCGCCTACGACGTCGCGACGCCTCGTGAACGTCGGCTGTGCGGAGCTGCTGCCTCGGACCAGTGCGACCAGTAGACGCGGCTTTCACGAAAATGCGATACGAGTTGTTAGGCCGCCTAGCGTAGTATATCGCCTAGCGGCGACGGGCCCCCAGAGAGAAGCGGCGGAAAAATGGCGTCCGATAACGAAGCCTCTTGCGCGAGTGACCCAAATTTCGCGGTGATCTGCTCGTTTCTGGAGTGCTTCGGGAAATCCTGCGGCATCGTCTATCCTGATATCGCCCGCCTCCAGGAGATGCTCGAGAACACGCAGGAGGGTGAGTAAACTCGAGCGTGCATACGTGTATGCGTACGAAGGAGAGAgcgagagggagggagagaaagagagagagagagaatcacTGACCCGCCCCCGCGAGGCCAAAAGTCTCGCGTGCGATATTATGTGTACGCAGGTTTTTACGTTTCGCGGTTTGTTTTTACTGTGAAGCTGTCCATCGCGATGCTCCCCGCGGCTTCGGTCGCCTTTGGGAACCGATCGGTTCGAATCGACGAGTAAACAAGGATACTCGTGCGACTCTGTTTTTATTTCCCTTTTCCTTAATGGGAATCACTGTTTTTTTTTCTCCTGTAGGATTTTCTGTTATTTGTCCCTCTTTTCGGAAACTTGTTGCTTTTGATTTTGGTGAGAATTGGTCTGGGATGATTTGCGAATGTTTGCGACGACGATTCATCGGTACGGTTTGGTGGAACGTTATTGACAGTCGGGTTCGATTTGTTTCTCTTTCTGCTGTTGTTATTTTCTCCCGTGCTGCCACCTCCCTTGTCAACGTCGGTTACACGTGATTACGAGTTATGAATCGTCGAACTTCCGATCCGTACTCTATTCAcattttttttatgcttttttttgcatatttatcTAGGAGGAATTCGATGAAAATAATTTATCGATTATTAGTGTGTAAAAGTTTGAAATATTCTAGCTTCAAAGAGcttgtaaatattaattttgtttgaATGGTTCTTTATTGTTTATATGTGATTTCGTTTTCTTTATAGTACCACAACAGTTGATAGATCTACACATTAAATTGTTGCGCAAAATACGTAAAACAGTTTCACCGGAAAAGTGGGAACGAGCATTGGCCAAGTTCTGTCACACGTATTCTAATCAAGATGGATGGGAACTCGAACGAATTGGTTACAAGAAAGCCCGTATTGCTGTCAAGCTACGTTTACTTAAAGTATATATACTTGTTATGATGCTATATACCTGTTGTTATTAAATCAGATTTATTCTATATGAAGAATCTCTGTCATTGCAGGTTCTTTTGGAAGCACAATTTGATTTGAATCAAAAGTTTAAAAATGAGGTGAACAAATTAGCAGCTAAAGAGTTACGTGTAGAACCATTAGGAAGAGATAAGTCTGGTTTATCGTATTGGTGTCAGCTTGATGAAGAGTGCAATTTAAGGGTCTATAGAGAAGATTTAGACGAAGAAAATTGGGAACTTGTAGCTAAGTAAGTTTTCAATTTGTATGAATTTCATATTTCCTAGTAGtctttaaataatatttcaatacaTAGTTAACAAGTTGTTTGTAAACACTAGGGATCGAGAGGGTGTTGTTAGCCTCATAAACACTTTAACCAATGGTGAAGATGGAGATATTCCTATCAACGAGGATAGTAATAGCTTAGAAATTTCTGAGAAACCTATTATTGATACTGGTCAAGTAACAACATCACCAAGTCTGGAAGATGAAGTTGTGCAAGAGAATGGTATCCATATTGAAGGTCAGGATGAGAAAGAAGTAGAAAAACATGAGAGAGAAGACTTTAGGGATGAACAAGAACATGATGCTGTTGAGGCTGATAATGTTGAAGAAGAAGTGGAGGGTGATGATGAGGGAACGAATGATGAAAGTTCGAAACAAAATACTGAAGAAGATGATTCTCAGGAAACCATACAAAATCATGCAATAGAATCAAATTATACTGGCACACCTCTCTTAGTGACATCTTTAAGGACTGTGAATGGTAAGGTTGATGCATCTTCAGAAAAAGAAGCATttcaagaaaaagaaataaatttgcTTAAGGAGACAGTTAGTTCTGGTGCATCTGATATTAAACCTGTAGAAATATGTAAATCTGAAGAACATACAGAAACGAATAGTTTAAAAGTTGATCCTGAAGAATCAttgcctcttaaatcaattgaaaTACCTGTTATTACATCTCCTCTTAAGTTGGTAAATACTTCTGAAATAAAACAAATGCACGAAGAAAAAGTAACTGGTGGCGCAGCATCGATTGGTACCGCATTAAACGTAACAAAAAAACACGAAGATACAATGGAGCAAATGGTAAAACCACTCGATAAGTTATCCATCAAAAATAATCTTTCTTTTCCATCAGTAGATTTACCAACAACTCATGGTAAATTGTCTGTGAAACCAATAGATCAATTGGCAGCAAATCTTGTTAGGATACAATCTGAAAAGCTCGATAAGCCGAGTGGGATGAAATCGTTAGAGAAAATAGCGGAAAATTTAGCAAGATCAGGCAGTATTGTAGGAAGCGTAGTAAATGGAGAGGACGATAGATTACCGCAAGATTTTTGTGCAAGAAGTCAAACGGATAAAGCTAACGCTCTCAGAGGCCACAGAGGTATAGACCTATCTACATCGCCTAGGGGTTGGGAAGCCGCTAACGAACAAAATAGGCCAATGGATTTCTCTGGAATCGATTTATCTAGTCGAAAATTTAATAAGAATGTAGATTTACCCTCTCCTGGATATAGAACACAAGATTTTCAGCATAGAGAAATGGATCTTAGTACGAAGAAAATAAACAAACCAGAAGTTGCAAGCTTACCATACGATGCTCGGGCTGTGATGATGCGTAATCATGCGATGGTAGCAGATTTAAGCAAAAGACAAATGCCATTTCCTGCTTATGAAATATCATCTGCTCCGTACCATAATGCATCGAGGATACCTAGTAAAGAAGATCACAGATTACCAAATTATACAATACTGTCAGATCCAAGTAAAATAGCAGCTTTAAGGATGAACACAACGCCGGGAAAGCGTCCATTGGAAGGAGATGAGATGCAACAAGATATGTTGAAAAGAATAAGAGCAGCAGATATAATACCAATCAGGGGGACTATGGATAAGAGGTCACTGATGAGTACCAATTGGAGAGACGAAGTTGGTGAGGCCACTGAAGGACCACTCATGATGATCCAAGGTGAAGGTTCTGGCAGTGACTGCGACGCCGTGAACCCTGGTCTTGGCGAAGCAGTAGAAGAAcccataatttttttttatgggGAAGGGTCTGGGGCAGAATGCCAAACCGGTAACCCTGGGGATAATACGTCAGCTGACAATAAAGAAACCAACGAATCAAAAAACGAAGCTGATTCTGCTACTTCGTCTTTATCATCAAACAAAAGCTCAACCGAAGGCAGCCTTATGAACGAAGTGTCTTCTGGGTCGTTAGTAGCAAATAAAGGTATCATAAAGTTAAATAGAaattttcctcaatcctctgataacGTGAAGGGGAATCATCAAGTTGTAGGCTCCATGCAAGAAAAGCCAAAGTTCAAGCCAACATTGGGCGTGCAAATTATACCCAAAAATAGTAGCAGTACAGTGAAAAGGCTATCGAGATGGGACGTTGGAAAACCTGAAGAAAAACCAGAATGTGACAGTAGTATCATATCAAATGAAAGAGACATATCACAGAAAAAAAGTGAAACTGAATGTGAGGATTCTACTAGCGAAAATCAAGATGTTAATGTAGATGGAAATTCTGTAAATCTCGAGAGTGCGACGTTAAAAGAGAGCAATGTAGAATTAGAAACTTCGAAAGAGAGCGCAGGCGAGACTTCTACTGTACAAAAGCAAAATATTACTGTCCAagattccatccagtgtgattCATCTATATCTTTATGTCAAGCCGATACATCGGAGACACTTGAATCTTGTACAGAAACTACGTCCCATAAAAATCCTATCCAAACTACTTGTGATTCTGACAGTATAGTTTCACATGGGACGAGCACTTCAGAAAGAGTAGATAATGAATGTAAGCCAGTAGCCGCGTCTCCACCAAGATTTTTTTTTGGGCCCAATTGCATTTCGTATACGTCAAGGTCTGATATATTTGAATCACAGTCTGACCATGTAGTTTCAACAACTATACAATCTAAACCAGATACTTTGCAATATGAATGTGTTTCTTCTTCGAAACCTGTCGAAGACGTGATCTCTTCTTATAAATCTGACGATTTCGATGTTACGCAAACGAATAATAATTCGTTGAAGCTGAAATCATACACGCCTGAATCCGATAAGTCGCATTGCGAAAGTGAtgataaaaatagaataaaaaataatgaagaaCCAACTACTGCATGGGGACAAGCAGTTTCTACAAAATACTCAAAAGAAGAAGAACACAATGTAACATCGGATACAGAAACAAATTCCTCCAATTCAGAATCAAAATTAAAAAGTGAAGAAGACATCAAAATTTGTAGTACAGATTCTGTACAGGACCCTATTTCTAGTACTGAACATTCAACAAACGAATGCTTGAAATCTGAGGGAACAGAAATATTGGATACGATTTCGCAACCTCATAGTACGAATGATTTAAGTAAAGATGATTTAGACACGAAATTGAGAAGTACGACACCGCCTGTAACAGAATTTAAATTGTCCACTGAGTCAACGCAACATGAAACGCTACCACAAACTTGCAGTACATTTAACGAAGAATTACAAAATGAAAAATCAGAGCCTGAAAACAGTGGTATTAAAGACGAAAAATTGTCGAATTCTTGTTTAGAGGATGAAGTGGTTGACACTAAATCTTCTGATTTATTAACGTGTGAAAAAAATGAATCAGAAATGGATTCAGTATCTGTCGGTCATTCAGATTCCCCATCTCTTGTTCAGAGTTCAGAACTGGAAGCAAAACCTGAAAGCCAGTGCTCTGAATCTGATAGTGCAAATAGAGCAGATGTTACTACTGATCAAGAGGTGGATAGTTCAGCTGGGAAAGAAGAGCTTGTTTCTGAAAAAGAATCGCATTTATCGATGGAAAGCTGTAGCGAACAGAATGATAAAAATGACAGTGTTTCAGGGTTTGATTGTCAAGATCGATCGATAGATGCTGATGATGAGAAAAGCGAAAGTCAGCTCGGCTCTGATCCTGATCAAAATAGTGCAAAAGGTAATACTGGTACTCAGGAGGAAGTTTCAGGAGATTCCAAAGAAACGGGAGAGGAGACGGTGGTTGACTCAGCTGTTGAAAACTCTGTGCCTGATGTTAATACTGAATTAGATTTTGCAGAGAATTTTGCTGTTACTAGTTCAGAATCGATTGAACAATGTAACAAAGACGCGTTAGTTCCTACCATAAGTAGTTCAGATGATACTTGCATTCAAGACACTTCGTTTTGTGAAGGTGTCAAAATGCAATTAGACTCTGAAGGATCGTCCTTTAAAGATGAATATCCTATGTACAATGTATTACCAGAGATAGTACCTGATACAAATAATTTTAAACCATCCAAATCTGATACTGTTGAAACTACAAAAGAAATGGATTTATCTAACTTAGTTCAACCTGCAAGTGAAATTGAGAATGTTGTACTGAAGGGCCAGAGTTCCTGTGTTGATGAAGAATTGAACAAAAATATTAACGAGAAGCCATTGGAGCCTGAAGAATTTATCGAATCGCAAGAAGAGAAAACATGTTCAGAAAAAGCTGTATCTAACGATAAGGATATCGATGGTAGTTCGTCAGAACTACATTCATCTTCTGTTAACGAAAATGAAGTTACTTTATCGGACGTTGTTTCTGAAACCGAAAAAACCGAGAATGTCGATCTTGTAAATACTCAACAGGAACTACCTGATACAGCGATAGAATCCACGATTTCGGAAAATAATGATGTGGATCAATCTGAAGATGCCACTGTTCAAGAAGAAGAACAGCAAGATTCAGTAAGTAATACCATGGAGAATTCAGATAATGTAGAAGTAAAAAATGATATTGCTGAAAAATTAGATGATGAAGAAGTAAAATCTAACGAATTAAATGCAAATCCTGCAAATTCTGAGGAGTTTGTAAGTGAAATTAAAACATCCTTGGTTGCAAACTATGACAGCAGCGATTCTAATGATGGCAGCGACGATGTTTTTGAGCCTGATCCAGTTGAATCTACCGAAGACAAAAATAGCTGTTTCAATAATTTGGAAGAAACTACGATTGATAATAGGCACGAGAAAAATGAAAACTCCGGTGATGCAGTTACGAAAAGTGAGTCATTATTTAATGAAATACAGAGTACATTGGTCAATGAACAGCAAACAGAATCGTTAATGGAAAATGACATCAAGGAAATGATGAATGAAGAAATTGAATGTAAACAAAAACAAATAAGCGATGAAGAAAAATCTGGCAAAGAACATAATTGTGATGTTCTTCAATATGACACGAAAGATGCATTAGTTACACCAATAAATGAAAATGAAGTGAATGATAATCCTAAGGAAAATGATATTACAAAATTGGTCAacgcaggagcattgtctgattCTTTTGAAACAGATTCTGAAAAATTGTGCAATGAAGTAAATAAAGAATGTACGAATTCAACAATTAAAAAAGTAAATCAATTGTTGGAAATTGGGAAAATTGAAGAAGCAAGCAAAAATTTAGTTCCAGAATCAGAGAACTTATCAAAGTTAGTTCCTGAACAAGTACATGATCCTAAACCAGAAAGTTCTGCaaatgaaattgaaatttttgagCAGGCTAATGCAGATATTCAGTCTAATGATATGAGTAATGAAATGACTTATACAGATCTAAAAGAGCAACACATAAAGCCTGTAGAAGAGAAATTAATAACAAATTTGGAAAATGATATTAAATTTATCAATAATAAAGGAATAGAGCATGTAGACGAACTTTCAATTGTAGAACCATTAAAAAAGTTAAAAGAATTGTCAGAATTTAACGACAAGGAACATAAATTTGATATGAATTTGCATGAAGAGAAGCATTTAAATAAAGAATTGTCAGAGGAAGTAGATACAGCCATTCACCCCGTATCAAACCTTTTACCACTGAAATTTGACAATATGTCCTCAGGTATAAATAAATCGGATATATGTAAAAATAATATTGCAACAATATCGGAAGATTTCAAGCCTATGGATAACTTACAGTTTGTAAATTTTATGTCCgagaaaactgaaaatttgaatgctGCAGAAAATTATGCAAAGCATAAAGAATCCCTTCAAAGCATAAATAAGGGGATAGAGtctttttctgaaaatattgtTTCAAGTGCCAATGACAATACGCCAATTCTTAATTCACTGGAAGCTCCATCAGAATCAGCTATCCTAAAAAACGATTCTAAAAAAGAGGCTAGCAAAAGATTGAGCGATGTCTCGGATATTCAAGATGTCCCTCCATTTAAGTCAAAGCCTCTATACATGGAATCCAATGAgcaagtattagaaaatttgacaAGCTCCAAAGTGCAATTGGATAAAGATTTGGATAATTTTAAACAGGTAGAAGTACCAGTCAATGAAGTTAAAATAAGCGAAGATGAAGTATCCGATACCACTGTACCACAATTGATAAAAGATGAATCGAATACAGATACTAATGCAACAGGTAAGATATTAAGTGAATCTGATAAGAAAACTACTGACACTGAAAACGAAGAAAAAAAGGAGAGCTCAGAAATTCAGAGTATCGATGTGAAAGCAATTTCTATAGAATCAGATGACTCCATGGGTGTAGAcaatgaaaatttatttaacGCAACTTGCGAAGAGATCGATCCTCTCGCGTGTACTGACGAAGATACGCTAAAAAAACTAGCTGATGAACAAACTGACACGTCTACACCTAAAATAGGTATACGAGTTAAGCCTGTCTCTGAACTCGTTTACGAGGGATGGAAATTAGATTCTACAGAATCCCCTAAAGTTTCTCGTAAACGACGTAACAGTTCGCACGACTCGAACTCGGAAGATGGAGGTACGAAACaagaaaatgaagaaatgatGGGTGGCAAAAGAATCAAATTACGAGGGAAACGTATACCTGACAAGCAATTACGGAAATCTGTCGAGGAAAGTCGTGTTGTAACGATAAGTTCGGAGGACGAGGCGGCTGTGAAATGTAGTCCTGAGAAATCGGAAGAGCAGGATGTTAAGGATGCTAGCGATGACCAAAGTACTACTCATTCAGTTGCGATCGAGAGGAAAGCAAGGGGACGTCCTAGAGGAAGACGAAGACGTGGTTATCGAGGAAGTACACGTACAATTCGTCCAAAACACTCTGAATTTCAGAGTAATCAAGTTTCGGAGGTATCGCCTGAGATTCATCTTGATGGTACAACTAACAGTGATCCTTTGAGCATGACACCAATTTCACAGAAGAA is drawn from Calliopsis andreniformis isolate RMS-2024a chromosome 1, iyCalAndr_principal, whole genome shotgun sequence and contains these coding sequences:
- the LOC143181362 gene encoding uncharacterized protein LOC143181362 isoform X3, with amino-acid sequence MASDNEASCASDPNFAVICSFLECFGKSCGIVYPDIARLQEMLENTQEVPQQLIDLHIKLLRKIRKTVSPEKWERALAKFCHTYSNQDGWELERIGYKKARIAVKLRLLKVLLEAQFDLNQKFKNEVNKLAAKELRVEPLGRDKSGLSYWCQLDEECNLRVYREDLDEENWELVAKDREGVVSLINTLTNGEDGDIPINEDSNSLEISEKPIIDTGQVTTSPSLEDEVVQENGIHIEGQDEKEVEKHEREDFRDEQEHDAVEADNVEEEVEGDDEGTNDESSKQNTEEDDSQETIQNHAIESNYTGTPLLVTSLRTVNGKVDASSEKEAFQEKEINLLKETVSSGASDIKPVEICKSEEHTETNSLKVDPEESLPLKSIEIPVITSPLKLVNTSEIKQMHEEKVTGGAASIGTALNVTKKHEDTMEQMVKPLDKLSIKNNLSFPSVDLPTTHGKLSVKPIDQLAANLVRIQSEKLDKPSGMKSLEKIAENLARSGSIVGSVVNGEDDRLPQDFCARSQTDKANALRGHRGIDLSTSPRGWEAANEQNRPMDFSGIDLSSRKFNKNVDLPSPGYRTQDFQHREMDLSTKKINKPEVASLPYDARAVMMRNHAMVADLSKRQMPFPAYEISSAPYHNASRIPSKEDHRLPNYTILSDPSKIAALRMNTTPGKRPLEGDEMQQDMLKRIRAADIIPIRGTMDKRSLMSTNWRDEVGEATEGPLMMIQGEGSGSDCDAVNPGLGEAVEEPIIFFYGEGSGAECQTGNPGDNTSADNKETNESKNEADSATSSLSSNKSSTEGSLMNEVSSGSLVANKGIIKLNRNFPQSSDNVKGNHQVVGSMQEKPKFKPTLGVQIIPKNSSSTVKRLSRWDVGKPEEKPECDSSIISNERDISQKKSETECEDSTSENQDVNVDGNSVNLESATLKESNVELETSKESAGETSTVQKQNITVQDSIQCDSSISLCQADTSETLESCTETTSHKNPIQTTCDSDSIVSHGTSTSERVDNECKPVAASPPRFFFGPNCISYTSRSDIFESQSDHVVSTTIQSKPDTLQYECVSSSKPVEDVISSYKSDDFDVTQTNNNSLKLKSYTPESDKSHCESDDKNRIKNNEEPTTAWGQAVSTKYSKEEEHNVTSDTETNSSNSESKLKSEEDIKICSTDSVQDPISSTEHSTNECLKSEGTEILDTISQPHSTNDLSKDDLDTKLRSTTPPVTEFKLSTESTQHETLPQTCSTFNEELQNEKSEPENSGIKDEKLSNSCLEDEVVDTKSSDLLTCEKNESEMDSVSVGHSDSPSLVQSSELEAKPESQCSESDSANRADVTTDQEVDSSAGKEELVSEKESHLSMESCSEQNDKNDSVSGFDCQDRSIDADDEKSESQLGSDPDQNSAKGNTGTQEEVSGDSKETGEETVVDSAVENSVPDVNTELDFAENFAVTSSESIEQCNKDALVPTISSSDDTCIQDTSFCEGVKMQLDSEGSSFKDEYPMYNVLPEIVPDTNNFKPSKSDTVETTKEMDLSNLVQPASEIENVVLKGQSSCVDEELNKNINEKPLEPEEFIESQEEKTCSEKAVSNDKDIDGSSSELHSSSVNENEVTLSDVVSETEKTENVDLVNTQQELPDTAIESTISENNDVDQSEDATVQEEEQQDSVSNTMENSDNVEVKNDIAEKLDDEEVKSNELNANPANSEEFVSEIKTSLVANYDSSDSNDGSDDVFEPDPVESTEDKNSCFNNLEETTIDNRHEKNENSGDAVTKSESLFNEIQSTLVNEQQTESLMENDIKEMMNEEIECKQKQISDEEKSGKEHNCDVLQYDTKDALVTPINENEVNDNPKENDITKLVNAGALSDSFETDSEKLCNEVNKECTNSTIKKVNQLLEIGKIEEASKNLVPESENLSKLVPEQVHDPKPESSANEIEIFEQANADIQSNDMSNEMTYTDLKEQHIKPVEEKLITNLENDIKFINNKGIEHVDELSIVEPLKKLKELSEFNDKEHKFDMNLHEEKHLNKELSEEVDTAIHPVSNLLPLKFDNMSSGINKSDICKNNIATISEDFKPMDNLQFVNFMSEKTENLNAAENYAKHKESLQSINKGIESFSENIVSSANDNTPILNSLEAPSESAILKNDSKKEASKRLSDVSDIQDVPPFKSKPLYMESNEQVLENLTSSKVQLDKDLDNFKQVEVPVNEVKISEDEVSDTTVPQLIKDESNTDTNATGKILSESDKKTTDTENEEKKESSEIQSIDVKAISIESDDSMGVDNENLFNATCEEIDPLACTDEDTLKKLADEQTDTSTPKIGIRVKPVSELVYEGWKLDSTESPKVSRKRRNSSHDSNSEDGGTKQENEEMMGGKRIKLRGKRIPDKQLRKSVEESRVVTISSEDEAAVKCSPEKSEEQDVKDASDDQSTTHSVAIERKARGRPRGRRRRGYRGSTRTIRPKHSEFQSNQVSEVSPEIHLDGTTNSDPLSMTPISQKKRKKRKMVLGLEVGRDIAEEQSGLAQDETPVRQSRRIAQLKIKEEADKRRIEEEALSEKKDKKDSTEKKKRKKQKPESEEEVVIKEIEKEKKSKKKRRKKKKMLAKFNESNPWQSSSGSSSDEENENDEDEDEEEELESEGSLLFKSDHEFSPESDLEKDQESEPLRRARTAPKAQSDVEEADDEYACQKCGKADHPEWILLCDSCDKGWHCSCLRPALMLIPEGDWFCPPCQHNLLVVKLRESLKTYDQLAKRHENEVLRKKRLAFVGISLDNVLHKNEPQHHEKESKTSSQESDNESSSASSSSSSETSSSEESEPVYQLRERRCANRYKFNDYDDMINAAIQDDVKAVQGAGNQGRGKDIATIVNAEKEEAQLHFKNEVLNIEETQEIKDSIDRKSEKDSDDEYKIEGEDCVDEEEEEQKRVVKKFLSRKKHRKLNSLDISSDDDPESDEDFKGTSSEEEEDFDDHLTSSDESTFADVKRRSRKGDSRSVRRSTRTRTTRYEGDFNDDSEESDRPKRKKSRSTWDSDNEDSDNSWRQRKKKSRTIQTSRYKSLTKTKSRKKKKRKRIIESDNQSDNDESNEETRIETQYETQPQLENSESIIPEGLDIKLDNGNEMNENKDISQTNETNLAEVSTVLPNVPPTLPLEEITHHKKKKESTVKPKKTPTIRRKIIYGGLPDENKPEEEEILSRRTRGRKINYQEEIASDSEEELKKALRRTGESEDEFVVKEGEDLDEDAEKDSDSGDIYNPKKDGHKLKTKSPKNRKARKSKSPGAKRKMASDGAPKQRKKPGPKPGSKNKSRKQNFLIGSMIQRRDDQDLDKDIMANVMDNPIGDMDSKLDDNLSENVGLSGTTMSVAGSFTGDVPEGSLTGLGPGALDDLDEEQLEQMMMEDEEYGRRQLELAAIEIAKKKKKEEREAKKLEKARLKALEILAAERQRDPNAPEGTDGEVPKKKKRGRRSKAEILAEQMRRDGAPNLNTTTLSATISPNIPSNMSPTMTPNMSTIMTPDAERPGEGHIPMMTGPDGQLFHPDGSPMKPKRRGRGKGKKTLALEAIRAAEAAAKAAAEAGLIGMGTDSNPEMKPGDIPNVLPTPGSSTSGSAPSTPPAGIVSSQGPPSSQTPTPQTVYPTMPPNNQQQSSVITRMLQSQPVSSSPQSFSAAAAAMGHKYFGGPTTGSQIMAGPRTGYEMQPRGRIPSPYRQPGQSTIPPHFAAVRSGTPPMRMRVPGPQLYHTPHHPMDPSPSGGGPISINNRDRSSPLGPGPAMIPPAAGSPLAKGGPTPPPPPPYVRGPPPLSRFADNPMGPRHQIPPFTNASPVNHNLQQPSPPPNRPPGNFSPYHPPPPPNYHYGAYPPPPPMSTADDAAAYQGSPYPADHFSSPADNQPPIQAPPPPQHPPPQQQAHPNDSGAGNKQYDEEGTGEFGGLVSYFSSQREDDLDS